One Triticum dicoccoides isolate Atlit2015 ecotype Zavitan chromosome 5B, WEW_v2.0, whole genome shotgun sequence genomic window carries:
- the LOC119311885 gene encoding uncharacterized protein LOC119311885 isoform X1, with amino-acid sequence MRGKQHGTQQNRREENSTEEVISVSKRMRQHRTAAASAGGMSGMAPRHAAPPASLHYVRREPIRCWPLPRSSPRSSLSHEAGYRGAMEADELLRKIRELEQGQAELVREIGRLAPGPRRRPRPAFSSRRAVAALPDPSPRPLRDNRARLSDRHCHWILQSLGQAVHIIAPDGKLLYWNRYAEHMYGYSASEAIGQDAIELIVHPTDYDAATVVIQNIFMGKCFRGKFPVKNKSGERFFIVVHNTPLYDDDGSLIGLICVSLDVRTLQEIFSPSTTEKSYQSSSKPHFHVNNRPKSGSQNKGSFDSQQPLQSAITSRITTFATKLTSRVRSRIRTGQNCERRCTSGCEDQYSEHDVRADLTSSEASTPNGDVRYGAFVAEEKSPGELSKTNIDDSGEGKVGFHKMFSSKAEVLLAKKGISWPRKGRENDGGSGKSNIPSTHLHDKQANDQSHQRVPVVQSIIIPDCQDTKYAHSSKYEFSGSWWTFNNTSSISSTSTIGSPIERVDYEADCLDYEILWKDLLIGEQVGQGSCGTVYHALWYGSDVAVKLFSKQEYSEEMINTFRQEVSLMKKLRHPSIILFMGAVASEERLCIVTEFLPRGSLFQLLQKDTGKLDPRRKLNMAIDIARGMNYLHSSIPTIVHRDLKSSNLLVDKNWTVKVADFGLSRLKLETFLTTKGGKGTPQWMAPEVLRSEPSNEKSDVYSYGVVLWELVTHKIPWDTLNPMQVYFAIYYVCLVRLSQLWVSWIIDWRFQATWTLSGHRSSRVAGTATRSVALRSKSSWRGSRTCRSSTSCRLGHGVKLLGKVLER; translated from the exons ATGCGAGGAAAACAACATGGAACACAACAGAACAGAAGAGAAGAGAACAGCACAGAAGAGGTGATTTCAGTTTCCAAGAGGATGAGGCAGCACCGCACCGCAGCAGCTAGCGCGGGTGGGATGTCAGGCATGGCGCCACgccacgccgcgccgcccgcctccctCCATTATGTCAGGCGTGAGCCCATCCGTTGTTGGCCTCTGCCTAGGTCTTCTCCCCGCAGCTCGCTCTCTCACGAAGCCGGCTACAGAGGGGCGATGGAGGCGGACGAGCTGCTGAGGAAGATACGGGAGCTGGAGCAGGGGCAGGCCGAGCTCGTGCGGGAGATTGGCAGGCTCGCACcggggccccgccgccgcccccgccccgcgtTCTCGTCGCGGCGCGCCGTCGCCGCGCTCCCGGACCCGTCGCCGCGGCCGCTTCGCGACAACCGCGCCAGGCTCTCCGACAGGCACTGCCACTGGATACTGCAGTCGCTGGGCCAGGCCGTGCACATCATCGCGCCCGACGGCAAGCTCCTCTACTG GAACCGGTATGCTGAGCATATGTATGGCTATTCTGCATCAGAAGCAATTGGCCAGGATGCCATTGAGTTAATTGTTCATCCTACAGACTATGATGCTGCAACCGTCGTTATCCAGAATATATTTATGGGCAAGTGTTTTAGAGGAAAGTTTCCTGTTAAAAACAAGTCAGGAGAGAGGTTCTTTATTGTTGTCCATAACACTCCTTTATATGATGACGATGGTAGCTTGATTGGCCTCATATGTGTCTCGCTTGATGTACGGACACTGCAGGAGATATTTAGTCCTTCAACCACAGAGAAATCCTATCAAAGTTCATCAAAGCCCCATTTTCATGTTAACAACCGGCCTAAAAGTGGTTCACAAAACAAAGGTTCTTTTGACTCCCAGCAACCTCTTCAATCTGCTATCACCTCCAGGATAACAACTTTT GCCACCAAGCTTACAAGTAGAGTCCGTTCTCGGATAAGGACGGGTCAGAATTGTGAGAGACGGTGTACTAGTGGCTGTGAGGATCAGTATTCTGAACATGATGTCAGGGCGGACCTCACATCAAGTGAGGCAAGCACCCCGAATGGGGATGTACGGTATGGCGCTTTTGTTGCTGAAGAGAAATCCCCTGGGGAGTTGAGCAAAACAAATATCGATGATTCAGGAGAAGGAAAAGTAGGGTTTCACAAAATGTTTAGTTCAAAGGCTGAGGTATTGCTGGCCAAGAAGGGGATATCCTGGCCTCGGAAAGGGCGTGAAAATGATGGGGGTTCTGGGAAGAGTAACATACCCTCAACACATTTACATGATAAGCAAGCGAATGACCAGAGTCATCAGAGAGTTCCAGTTGTACAGTCTATCATAATTCCAGACTGCCAAGACACTAAATACGCCCACTCAAGCAAATATGAGTTCTCAGGTTCCTGGTGGACTTTTAACAACACCAGTAGTATCAGCAGCACAAGTACTATTGGCAGTCCTATCGAGAGAGTGGATTATGAAGCGGACTGCTTAGATTATGAGATTCTGTGGAAAGATCTGCTAATTGGAGAACAAGTAGGCCAAG GTTCTTGTGGAACAGTGTATCATGCTTTGTGGTATGGTTCG GATGTGGCAGTTAAATTATTCTCCAAGCAGGAATATTCAGAAGAAATGATAAATACGTTCAGACAAGAG GTATCACTGATGAAGAAACTCCGACATCCCAGTATAATACTTTTCATGGGTGCAGTTGCATCAGAGGAACGACTTTGTATTGTTACAGAATTCCTCCCACG AGGGAGTTTGTTTCAGTTGCTTCAAAAGGACACTGGCAAGTTGGATCCAAGACGTAAACTTAACATGGCCATAGACATT GCAAGGGGCATGAATTATCTTCACAGTTCCATCCCCACTATTGTGCACCGTGATTTAAAATCGTCAAACCTGTTGGTTGATAAGAATTGGACTGTAAAG GTTGCAGACTTTGGTCTTTCGCGCctcaaacttgaaacatttctgacAACAAAAGGTGGAAAAGGAACA CCGCAGTGGATGGCTCCAGAAGTGTTACGCAGTGAACCTTCAAATGAAAA GTCTGATGTATACAGCTATGGAGTGGTCCTGTGGGAGCTTGTTACTCATAAGATACCATGGGATACTCTCAATCCAATGCAGGTGTATTTTGCTATTTATTATGTATGTTTGGTTAG ATTATCGCAGCTGTGGGTTTCATGGATCATAGACTGGAGATTCCAAGCAACATGGACCCTCAGTGGGCATCGATCATCGAGAGTTGCTGGGACAG CGACCCGCAGCGTCGCCCTTCGTTCCaagagctcctggagaggctccagGACCTGCAGAAGCAGTACATCGTGCAGGCTCGGACACGGCGTGAAGCTGCTGGGAAAGGTGCTGGAAAGATGA
- the LOC119311885 gene encoding uncharacterized protein LOC119311885 isoform X2: MRGKQHGTQQNRREENSTEEVISVSKRMRQHRTAAASAGGMSGMAPRHAAPPASLHYVRREPIRCWPLPRSSPRSSLSHEAGYRGAMEADELLRKIRELEQGQAELVREIGRLAPGPRRRPRPAFSSRRAVAALPDPSPRPLRDNRARLSDRHCHWILQSLGQAVHIIAPDGKLLYWNRYAEHMYGYSASEAIGQDAIELIVHPTDYDAATVVIQNIFMGKCFRGKFPVKNKSGERFFIVVHNTPLYDDDGSLIGLICVSLDVRTLQEIFSPSTTEKSYQSSSKPHFHVNNRPKSGSQNKGSFDSQQPLQSAITSRITTFATKLTSRVRSRIRTGQNCERRCTSGCEDQYSEHDVRADLTSSEASTPNGDVRYGAFVAEEKSPGELSKTNIDDSGEGKVGFHKMFSSKAEVLLAKKGISWPRKGRENDGGSGKSNIPSTHLHDKQANDQSHQRVPVVQSIIIPDCQDTKYAHSSKYEFSGSWWTFNNTSSISSTSTIGSPIERVDYEADCLDYEILWKDLLIGEQVGQGSCGTVYHALWYGSDVAVKLFSKQEYSEEMINTFRQEVSLMKKLRHPSIILFMGAVASEERLCIVTEFLPRGSLFQLLQKDTGKLDPRRKLNMAIDIARGMNYLHSSIPTIVHRDLKSSNLLVDKNWTVKVADFGLSRLKLETFLTTKGGKGTPQWMAPEVLRSEPSNEKSDVYSYGVVLWELVTHKIPWDTLNPMQIIAAVGFMDHRLEIPSNMDPQWASIIESCWDSDPQRRPSFQELLERLQDLQKQYIVQARTRREAAGKGAGKMSAEDC; the protein is encoded by the exons ATGCGAGGAAAACAACATGGAACACAACAGAACAGAAGAGAAGAGAACAGCACAGAAGAGGTGATTTCAGTTTCCAAGAGGATGAGGCAGCACCGCACCGCAGCAGCTAGCGCGGGTGGGATGTCAGGCATGGCGCCACgccacgccgcgccgcccgcctccctCCATTATGTCAGGCGTGAGCCCATCCGTTGTTGGCCTCTGCCTAGGTCTTCTCCCCGCAGCTCGCTCTCTCACGAAGCCGGCTACAGAGGGGCGATGGAGGCGGACGAGCTGCTGAGGAAGATACGGGAGCTGGAGCAGGGGCAGGCCGAGCTCGTGCGGGAGATTGGCAGGCTCGCACcggggccccgccgccgcccccgccccgcgtTCTCGTCGCGGCGCGCCGTCGCCGCGCTCCCGGACCCGTCGCCGCGGCCGCTTCGCGACAACCGCGCCAGGCTCTCCGACAGGCACTGCCACTGGATACTGCAGTCGCTGGGCCAGGCCGTGCACATCATCGCGCCCGACGGCAAGCTCCTCTACTG GAACCGGTATGCTGAGCATATGTATGGCTATTCTGCATCAGAAGCAATTGGCCAGGATGCCATTGAGTTAATTGTTCATCCTACAGACTATGATGCTGCAACCGTCGTTATCCAGAATATATTTATGGGCAAGTGTTTTAGAGGAAAGTTTCCTGTTAAAAACAAGTCAGGAGAGAGGTTCTTTATTGTTGTCCATAACACTCCTTTATATGATGACGATGGTAGCTTGATTGGCCTCATATGTGTCTCGCTTGATGTACGGACACTGCAGGAGATATTTAGTCCTTCAACCACAGAGAAATCCTATCAAAGTTCATCAAAGCCCCATTTTCATGTTAACAACCGGCCTAAAAGTGGTTCACAAAACAAAGGTTCTTTTGACTCCCAGCAACCTCTTCAATCTGCTATCACCTCCAGGATAACAACTTTT GCCACCAAGCTTACAAGTAGAGTCCGTTCTCGGATAAGGACGGGTCAGAATTGTGAGAGACGGTGTACTAGTGGCTGTGAGGATCAGTATTCTGAACATGATGTCAGGGCGGACCTCACATCAAGTGAGGCAAGCACCCCGAATGGGGATGTACGGTATGGCGCTTTTGTTGCTGAAGAGAAATCCCCTGGGGAGTTGAGCAAAACAAATATCGATGATTCAGGAGAAGGAAAAGTAGGGTTTCACAAAATGTTTAGTTCAAAGGCTGAGGTATTGCTGGCCAAGAAGGGGATATCCTGGCCTCGGAAAGGGCGTGAAAATGATGGGGGTTCTGGGAAGAGTAACATACCCTCAACACATTTACATGATAAGCAAGCGAATGACCAGAGTCATCAGAGAGTTCCAGTTGTACAGTCTATCATAATTCCAGACTGCCAAGACACTAAATACGCCCACTCAAGCAAATATGAGTTCTCAGGTTCCTGGTGGACTTTTAACAACACCAGTAGTATCAGCAGCACAAGTACTATTGGCAGTCCTATCGAGAGAGTGGATTATGAAGCGGACTGCTTAGATTATGAGATTCTGTGGAAAGATCTGCTAATTGGAGAACAAGTAGGCCAAG GTTCTTGTGGAACAGTGTATCATGCTTTGTGGTATGGTTCG GATGTGGCAGTTAAATTATTCTCCAAGCAGGAATATTCAGAAGAAATGATAAATACGTTCAGACAAGAG GTATCACTGATGAAGAAACTCCGACATCCCAGTATAATACTTTTCATGGGTGCAGTTGCATCAGAGGAACGACTTTGTATTGTTACAGAATTCCTCCCACG AGGGAGTTTGTTTCAGTTGCTTCAAAAGGACACTGGCAAGTTGGATCCAAGACGTAAACTTAACATGGCCATAGACATT GCAAGGGGCATGAATTATCTTCACAGTTCCATCCCCACTATTGTGCACCGTGATTTAAAATCGTCAAACCTGTTGGTTGATAAGAATTGGACTGTAAAG GTTGCAGACTTTGGTCTTTCGCGCctcaaacttgaaacatttctgacAACAAAAGGTGGAAAAGGAACA CCGCAGTGGATGGCTCCAGAAGTGTTACGCAGTGAACCTTCAAATGAAAA GTCTGATGTATACAGCTATGGAGTGGTCCTGTGGGAGCTTGTTACTCATAAGATACCATGGGATACTCTCAATCCAATGCAG ATTATCGCAGCTGTGGGTTTCATGGATCATAGACTGGAGATTCCAAGCAACATGGACCCTCAGTGGGCATCGATCATCGAGAGTTGCTGGGACAG CGACCCGCAGCGTCGCCCTTCGTTCCaagagctcctggagaggctccagGACCTGCAGAAGCAGTACATCGTGCAGGCTCGGACACGGCGTGAAGCTGCTGGGAAAGGTGCTGGAAAGATGAGCGCTGAAGATTGCTAG